A window of Microbacterium sp. Root61 genomic DNA:
ATGCACCGCGAGCTGCGCATGCGGTTCGGTCACCGGCCCGCCGCTGCGCACCAGCGTCGCGGGCAGGCCCGCCGTGCGGGCGCTCTCGATGAGCGCGTCGAGCGCGCGCCCGTCGAGTGACGGTGCGAGCGGGCTGTCGGAGGACGTGTCGTCGCGCAGCACCCCGAGCATGTCGCGCATCTCGCCGAGGGCCTCGCGTGCCGTCTGAGCGGCGGCCTGCGCTGCCTGACGCGAACGGTCCGCGTCGTCGGTCGCGGATGCTCCGTCGGCGAGCGCGATGATGACGGTCAGCGAGTGGGAGACGATGTCGTGCATCTCGCGCGCGATGCGCGTGCGCTCGGCCGCGGCGGCCAATTGTCCGCGCTGATCACGCTCGACCAGCAGTTGGCGGGAGCGCTCGATCAGCGCGGCGAGATAGCGCTTGCGGTTTCCGACGTTGATGCCGATCAGAGCGGCGATCAGCAGCGCCACGGCGGTGCTGACCGCGATGTTGATGAACAGGCTGAGGCTGTCGGGGTCTGCCCCGATGCGCGCCACGCAACTCAGCGCGAGGGCGAGACACGCGACTCCGAGGCCTATCCAGCAGGAGCGCGCGCTGCGGTAGACGGCGAGGGTGTAGATCGCGACGATCGCCGCGGGGAACCCGATACCCG
This region includes:
- a CDS encoding sensor histidine kinase, with the protein product MARSRRLVLDQGSSPVEDELRLPRPPGVIRRFWGRHPLFADILIAVFALLLTIPSLTVRATIPETVNGAAIALLVILTVASCVALVWRRRFPRTVFALAILPSILVDTALAAGIGFPAAIVAIYTLAVYRSARSCWIGLGVACLALALSCVARIGADPDSLSLFINIAVSTAVALLIAALIGINVGNRKRYLAALIERSRQLLVERDQRGQLAAAAERTRIAREMHDIVSHSLTVIIALADGASATDDADRSRQAAQAAAQTAREALGEMRDMLGVLRDDTSSDSPLAPSLDGRALDALIESARTAGLPATLVRSGGPVTEPHAQLAVHRIIQEGLTNALRYARQPTYVRVTLTNDDEVVTVTVDNDGSRPDAPSTGSVLGLRGLQERVSFLGGELSYGITNGSRWRLYARLPKETTS